The DNA window ACCGGTCAGCGATTTGGGTTCAGAGCATGTCGTTCCTTCAGGGTCTTTGATTTTATCTGGGTTCTGCTTGCACCAGGTGATTAAACCAATGTTGGAGCAGGTGCATTCCAGGGGGTTGTAACTTAAATTGATTATGCTGCGGGCAGGTAGGGACTCTAGCTGGTCACGGGGCACAGTACGGATCCTATTGTAGGCAAAATTGAGGTAGATGCTCTTGagttttgaaaatacatctgTGCTGAATGCAGTAAGTTTGTTGTGGCTCAGATCAACATGCTGTAGCTTCCTGAGGCTGTGAAATGCTTGGTTGTCCACGGCAGTCAGTTCACAGGATGACAAAATTAGCACCTCTAATTTGGATAACTGTTGAAACAGTTTGTTCTTTGGCACAATTCCTGACTCAAAGGTATTTTGACTAAGGTCCAAGAGCACGAGGTTTTCCAGGCCTTGAAAGAGATGTTGAATGCTGGTATTAATGGAGGATGAGGAAAGATTCAGGACCTTCAAGAGATGCAAATTTTGGAAGGGACCCTGTGAAGTGTCAATGTGAAGATGAGAGAAGGCTAtgtccagcagctccaggctaCTGCCTTCCTCTAAGAGCACATCTCGGAGGTGGAACTGTGTGTTGTGGCTCAGATTCAGGTGCCGAAGACTTTTCAAGCCACTTAGCGCTTTGCTACAGCAGTCAGGGCTTTCAATGTGACTGTGACTTAAATCGAGGTGCTGAAGCTCTGCCAATTTCTCCAAGCAGCCAGAGCCCAGATGCAGTGTCTCCAAGTTTCCCTTGACATGGAGGTGGGTgagagaggggaaggcagcagagctgatgtTGCAGAGGTGCTCGAAGGAGTTGTGGTTGAGAACTAACTCCCTTAGCGAGCTCATACCACTGATGCCAGGGGGCAAGGAGCTGATGTGGGTGTGAGTTAGGTCCAGCTTTCGGAGCTTGGTCAAGCAGCGAAATGTGTCAGCGTTTAGGTTTCTGAAGTGCCGTAGTTGCAAATAGAGATCCTTGACAGACATGTTACAGAGGCCTTGCAAAACGTCTGGGGTTATGTCGGGTTCCTTCTCCACATCTTGAAATGTTCCCAACCAAAGGGTCTGGACAACAGAGTTCTGTATCCCTGCAAGGACCCCAGGGATGTCAGTGCAGCCCCCGAAGTCCAAGGTGTAGAAGTGGGACTGGAAAGCTCCAGGTTCAACATGTAAAATATCATTGCCTTTAAAGATGAGAGTTATGTTACTGGTCTTCTGAAGAATGCTGACGTCTTCTGCTGTAATCACCCTTATGTGGTTCATTTGAAAGTCAAGGTATTTGAGGTTTTGAGTTGGAAAGT is part of the Cygnus olor isolate bCygOlo1 chromosome Z, bCygOlo1.pri.v2, whole genome shotgun sequence genome and encodes:
- the CD180 gene encoding CD180 antigen gives rise to the protein MACGSCLLIATVLACASYGATSAADTMCTEITVNKSYSCEGLGLREIPGRLPVTTEILDFSFNVLPSLQSSTFSGLKSLLYLDLTRCQINWVYEGAFHNNKHLQTIVLTGNLLMFLSDTAFAGPQSLKQLVLTETGITTISFVPMTNLDSLDTLLLGSNHISSLQLPLNFPTQNLKYLDFQMNHIRVITAEDVSILQKTSNITLIFKGNDILHVEPGAFQSHFYTLDFGGCTDIPGVLAGIQNSVVQTLWLGTFQDVEKEPDITPDVLQGLCNMSVKDLYLQLRHFRNLNADTFRCLTKLRKLDLTHTHISSLPPGISGMSSLRELVLNHNSFEHLCNISSAAFPSLTHLHVKGNLETLHLGSGCLEKLAELQHLDLSHSHIESPDCCSKALSGLKSLRHLNLSHNTQFHLRDVLLEEGSSLELLDIAFSHLHIDTSQGPFQNLHLLKVLNLSSSSINTSIQHLFQGLENLVLLDLSQNTFESGIVPKNKLFQQLSKLEVLILSSCELTAVDNQAFHSLRKLQHVDLSHNKLTAFSTDVFSKLKSIYLNFAYNRIRTVPRDQLESLPARSIINLSYNPLECTCSNIGLITWCKQNPDKIKDPEGTTCSEPKSLTGVPLVTVSLSCGINTAGIVAVVLAVLSCGAISIWGAHYFKRNYQQI